The following proteins are encoded in a genomic region of Anaerolineae bacterium:
- a CDS encoding D-amino-acid oxidase: MKMIDDLAPGRFDVVIVGGGVIGTVTAYWLAKAGFKVVVVERQDVAMGTSSAAAAAALLQTKTSPIKLALANESLQLLDQLHAELDGGFEYEHTGSLLAATSEEEMQLIREMNEKLHGLGLEVELLDGTEARQYMPILGDCIIGGSYSPKDAQINPLEFVVACEKASKRLGVIFSTYNEVIGVDVHGDKITAVQTKKGRILTDTVINAAGVWATRVAEMAGLSLAISPLKGELLVTERMPACMKGTLIAASYLLSKTGAEGKSDQRTVKRTVGITLVQLKHGNFIVGSTREQSGFERGNSMEGICELSYQLLKLTPSLGNLHLLRAYAGLRPLSKDGFPIIGRERSLPGFIQAVGFGGDGLAMSAIAARTIAQILTNSNGQYYLELFDPGRFSIQE; encoded by the coding sequence ATGAAAATGATAGATGACTTAGCACCAGGGCGATTTGATGTTGTAATTGTTGGCGGTGGTGTTATCGGAACAGTCACAGCTTATTGGTTAGCTAAAGCTGGGTTTAAGGTTGTGGTTGTCGAGAGGCAGGACGTTGCTATGGGGACATCGAGTGCGGCCGCCGCAGCAGCATTGCTGCAAACAAAAACTTCTCCTATCAAATTAGCGCTTGCAAATGAAAGTTTGCAGTTGCTCGACCAACTCCATGCAGAGTTAGATGGTGGATTCGAGTATGAACATACTGGAAGCTTACTGGCAGCAACTTCTGAAGAGGAAATGCAATTGATCCGTGAGATGAATGAGAAATTGCACGGTTTAGGGTTAGAGGTCGAATTGTTGGATGGGACTGAAGCAAGGCAATATATGCCGATTTTAGGGGATTGCATTATTGGAGGTTCATATTCTCCGAAGGACGCTCAGATCAATCCTCTGGAATTTGTTGTGGCTTGCGAAAAAGCATCGAAACGGTTGGGGGTGATTTTTTCTACGTACAACGAAGTGATTGGAGTTGATGTTCACGGCGATAAGATCACCGCTGTTCAAACAAAGAAAGGCAGAATCCTGACGGATACCGTTATTAACGCAGCCGGTGTATGGGCAACGCGGGTTGCTGAAATGGCTGGATTGTCCCTGGCAATTTCACCTCTTAAGGGGGAGTTGTTGGTAACCGAGCGTATGCCTGCTTGTATGAAGGGGACATTGATTGCAGCCTCCTATTTGTTGAGCAAGACAGGTGCGGAGGGGAAATCCGATCAGAGGACTGTAAAAAGGACGGTAGGGATCACTCTGGTTCAATTGAAACATGGAAATTTCATTGTTGGCAGTACTCGTGAACAAAGTGGCTTTGAACGAGGAAACAGTATGGAAGGGATCTGTGAATTATCATACCAGCTATTAAAGTTGACTCCTTCGCTAGGCAATCTCCATTTGCTGAGAGCCTATGCTGGCTTACGTCCCTTATCCAAGGATGGTTTTCCAATTATCGGTAGAGAACGCAGTTTACCTGGATTTATCCAGGCCGTAGGGTTTGGGGGCGATGGGCTGGCAATGTCCGCTATAGCAGCCCGCACCATAGCTCAAATATTAACAAATTCCAATGGTCAATATTATCTTGAATTATTTGATCCCGGCAGGTTTTCAATTCAGGAGTAA
- a CDS encoding Aspartate aminotransferase encodes MAQKEQIFEFARRTAHLKPEGAYHVLGRALQLEKEGREIIHFEIGQPDFPTFQNICEAGIQAIRSGKTRYTPPAGMMELREAIAEDAGRRRGISVLPQEVVISPGGKPNLFFPTLALVDEGDEVMYPDPGFPTYEAMIRVAGGIPIPVPLLEENDFALDLEAFDRLINPRTKLVILNSPSNPTGGVLSQEDLQHIARLVQRYDCWVLSDEIYSRLVYDGLTAPSIASLPGMKERTIIVDGFSKTYSMTGWRLGFGIMPIALAQQVELLLTHSIGATAHFTQFAGLEAILGPQEAVDEMVAAFQRRREVMVSGLNSIPGFRCRQPQGAFYAFPNIREIGTSSAELAERLLDEAGVALLPGSAFGVYGEGYLRLSYATSVEKIKEGLDRIRQVLS; translated from the coding sequence TTGGCTCAAAAAGAACAGATTTTTGAATTTGCCAGACGCACAGCCCATCTGAAGCCAGAAGGAGCCTATCATGTGCTGGGGCGGGCTCTTCAGTTGGAGAAAGAAGGTCGGGAGATTATCCATTTTGAAATTGGTCAACCAGATTTCCCGACCTTTCAAAACATCTGTGAAGCAGGCATCCAAGCCATTCGCAGTGGCAAAACGCGCTATACGCCACCAGCCGGCATGATGGAGTTGCGCGAGGCGATTGCTGAGGACGCTGGGCGACGACGGGGCATCTCAGTTTTGCCGCAGGAAGTGGTGATCAGTCCCGGCGGCAAGCCGAATCTTTTCTTCCCAACCCTGGCACTGGTCGATGAGGGGGATGAAGTGATGTACCCTGATCCTGGTTTCCCAACCTACGAGGCGATGATCCGAGTTGCAGGAGGCATCCCCATACCCGTTCCGTTGTTGGAAGAAAACGATTTTGCACTGGATTTAGAAGCCTTTGATCGGCTGATTAACCCGCGCACAAAACTGGTGATTCTCAATTCACCCAGTAACCCCACCGGAGGAGTTTTAAGCCAGGAGGACTTGCAACATATTGCCAGGCTGGTGCAGCGCTACGATTGTTGGGTGCTGTCCGATGAGATCTATTCGCGCCTGGTTTATGATGGTTTGACTGCTCCCTCCATTGCCTCCCTGCCGGGGATGAAAGAGCGTACTATCATCGTTGATGGCTTCTCCAAGACCTATTCGATGACCGGTTGGCGATTGGGTTTTGGCATCATGCCCATCGCACTGGCGCAGCAGGTCGAACTCTTGCTTACCCATTCGATTGGAGCAACGGCGCACTTTACCCAATTTGCTGGACTGGAAGCCATTCTTGGCCCACAGGAAGCGGTGGATGAAATGGTGGCAGCGTTTCAACGGCGGCGAGAGGTGATGGTTAGCGGGTTGAACAGCATCCCCGGATTTCGTTGTCGCCAACCGCAAGGGGCGTTTTATGCTTTCCCGAACATCCGAGAGATCGGTACAAGCTCGGCTGAACTGGCTGAACGCCTTTTGGATGAGGCTGGCGTTGCCTTATTGCCAGGCTCGGCGTTTGGAGTGTATGGCGAAGGCTATCTACGTTTGTCTTATGCCACGAGCGTTGAAAAGATAAAGGAAGGTCTGGATCGCATCCGGCAAGTTTTATCCTGA
- a CDS encoding Mutator mutT protein (7,8-dihydro-8-oxoguanine-triphosphatase): MIHRVKKQNDIHQGKWNGLGGKFEPGETPEECVRREVQEEAGLRVKHLHLKGFLSFPKFANDEDWYAFVFVCDEFEGEIADSLEGNLAWIENDELLNLPLWEGDRLFLPLLDQPGFFSGKFVYEDGKLVEHQLICYPSG; encoded by the coding sequence ATGATTCATCGCGTTAAGAAGCAAAACGATATCCATCAGGGCAAATGGAACGGTTTGGGAGGAAAATTCGAACCCGGCGAAACCCCTGAAGAGTGTGTGCGTCGGGAGGTTCAGGAGGAAGCTGGCTTACGGGTCAAACACCTGCACCTCAAAGGCTTTCTATCCTTCCCTAAATTTGCCAACGATGAAGATTGGTATGCCTTTGTTTTCGTGTGTGATGAATTCGAAGGCGAGATCGCCGACTCTCTGGAAGGCAATCTCGCCTGGATTGAAAACGATGAATTGCTCAACTTACCCCTTTGGGAAGGAGATCGCCTGTTTTTACCTCTGCTCGATCAGCCGGGCTTCTTCAGTGGCAAGTTTGTCTATGAAGACGGAAAGCTGGTCGAACATCAGTTAATTTGCTATCCTTCAGGATAA
- a CDS encoding heterodisulfide reductase subunit MvhD, with product MEKPLAAEFEPQITAFYCIYCGYMAADTAGILHVQYPPNVKFVRMPCTGKTDIRYILEAFEQGADGVYVVACPIGNCHHVRGNERGWARVKRAKKILDEIGLGGERLDIFFMSGSQGASFAIAAQTMTERIRKLGPSPIKSQPIERERQASEDASDEEINFRGRRPRKTNE from the coding sequence GTGGAAAAGCCACTTGCGGCAGAGTTTGAACCACAAATTACTGCCTTTTACTGCATTTATTGTGGCTATATGGCTGCCGATACGGCTGGAATCTTACATGTGCAATATCCACCCAACGTTAAGTTCGTACGCATGCCCTGCACCGGCAAAACCGATATCCGTTATATCCTGGAAGCCTTCGAACAAGGGGCTGATGGCGTTTATGTGGTGGCTTGTCCGATCGGCAATTGCCATCATGTGCGCGGCAACGAGCGGGGTTGGGCGCGCGTGAAACGGGCGAAGAAAATTCTCGATGAGATCGGTTTGGGTGGGGAACGTTTAGATATCTTTTTCATGTCGGGCAGCCAGGGAGCTTCTTTTGCAATCGCTGCCCAAACCATGACAGAACGCATCCGCAAGCTTGGCCCAAGCCCGATCAAAAGCCAGCCAATCGAGAGAGAGCGGCAGGCTTCTGAGGACGCAAGTGATGAAGAAATCAACTTTCGAGGCAGGAGGCCACGCAAAACAAACGAGTGA
- a CDS encoding Opine oxidase subunit A: MKNSCFDLAIIGGGPAGMAAALQAASAGISVALLDEGSQLGGHFYKSSLSNIALPLSSTQRLKQIEFQSLLEAIQKSDIKIYQGARVWGIFDREGKTLTLNGDSSPQNQIFRIGFEPIIDSQGWIETRSIIIATGVFDRPIPFPGWEMPGVVTPGAVQIQLEKQALIPGQRVIIAGSGPLQLVVAAELIRCGVEVVAVLDTSALFDAWQRMFAAMGGLKTRFSEGFHALLTIMRKGVPILFRHAVFKALGSNERGVQGVVYGRIDQMGNPVYQTAREAQVDVICCAYGFSPSISLTLHMGCRHVFDPLIGAWKPFYDEKLQTSVAGVFVAGDVTTVGGKPLAQLQGRWAAISALQRLGAWSEEQVRRERSKIISAIRREEKFAQWLWQRYRVLPGLFQIAEEETLVCRCEAVRVADVRLALEDGSYDLFGIKLRTRLGMGQCQGRYCFSNAAMLISLYSGRNASEIDLPTIRPPIVPVRLGYLATCRQFLTHNEEV; encoded by the coding sequence ATGAAGAATTCCTGTTTTGATTTAGCGATCATTGGCGGAGGGCCAGCAGGCATGGCGGCTGCTCTTCAGGCCGCTTCAGCGGGTATCTCAGTAGCTCTTCTTGATGAAGGAAGTCAATTGGGAGGGCATTTCTATAAATCATCACTTTCAAATATTGCTTTACCTCTCTCATCTACTCAGAGATTGAAGCAAATTGAGTTTCAATCTTTACTTGAAGCTATCCAAAAGAGCGATATCAAAATTTATCAAGGCGCGCGAGTTTGGGGGATTTTCGATCGAGAAGGAAAAACTCTAACTCTAAATGGTGACTCTTCACCCCAAAACCAGATATTCCGAATTGGATTTGAGCCGATAATTGACTCTCAGGGTTGGATCGAAACCAGGTCGATTATCATAGCAACGGGAGTCTTCGATCGGCCGATTCCCTTTCCAGGATGGGAGATGCCAGGAGTAGTAACGCCGGGTGCTGTTCAAATCCAGCTGGAGAAACAGGCTCTTATACCAGGTCAAAGAGTCATTATTGCAGGTAGCGGACCTTTGCAGTTGGTTGTAGCTGCTGAATTAATTCGGTGTGGGGTAGAAGTAGTCGCTGTTTTGGATACCTCCGCTTTATTTGATGCCTGGCAGAGGATGTTCGCGGCAATGGGTGGACTGAAGACGCGCTTTTCAGAAGGATTTCATGCGCTTCTTACAATCATGCGTAAAGGCGTGCCGATATTATTTCGCCATGCTGTGTTTAAAGCACTAGGAAGTAATGAAAGAGGGGTCCAAGGTGTTGTTTACGGCAGGATCGATCAGATGGGCAACCCTGTATATCAGACTGCCCGAGAGGCTCAAGTCGATGTGATTTGTTGTGCGTATGGATTCAGCCCTTCCATTTCCCTAACCTTACATATGGGGTGTAGGCATGTATTTGATCCCTTAATAGGTGCCTGGAAACCTTTTTATGATGAGAAATTACAAACAAGCGTTGCCGGAGTCTTTGTTGCCGGAGATGTTACCACCGTTGGGGGGAAGCCACTGGCACAGTTACAAGGACGGTGGGCAGCTATTTCTGCTTTACAGAGACTGGGAGCCTGGTCAGAAGAGCAAGTGCGCAGAGAAAGATCCAAAATAATCTCGGCTATCCGGAGGGAAGAGAAATTTGCCCAATGGCTCTGGCAACGGTATCGTGTTTTACCTGGTCTATTTCAGATTGCAGAGGAGGAGACATTAGTTTGTCGCTGTGAAGCGGTTCGAGTAGCCGATGTCCGCCTGGCTTTAGAGGATGGTTCATATGACTTATTTGGGATAAAATTACGTACCAGATTGGGAATGGGTCAATGCCAGGGCCGCTATTGCTTCTCAAATGCAGCAATGTTGATTTCATTGTATTCAGGAAGAAATGCCTCTGAGATTGATTTACCAACCATTCGTCCCCCAATCGTCCCGGTACGCTTAGGTTATCTTGCAACGTGCCGACAATTTTTAACACACAACGAGGAGGTATGA
- a CDS encoding Homoserine dehydrogenase, whose translation MHTIRLLMIGLGNVGQGLLTILSEQRQALEASYGLRFAIVGVNDLRMGSVADSSGIPFENLLAAATKGDLRTIPAQKKDLTVEEMLAGLEFDVLVEASYTDLRTGEPATSYIRQALRSGRHVVTTNKGPIALHYPELQAIAEQNNVQIGFEGTVMSGTPAIFLGMKWLKAAGIYRIQGILNGTTNFILTKMEEGKDYATALAEAQRLGYAEADPSGDVEGYDAAGKVVILSNVLMEKPITMQDVERQGITQLTPGDIEQARREGKRWKLIGSLELTEGTIKASVKPLALPLSNPLAQVMGATNAITYATRYLGDVTLVGAGAGRLETGYALLADILSIYRKGSI comes from the coding sequence ATGCACACCATCCGTTTACTCATGATCGGTTTGGGAAATGTGGGTCAAGGGCTCCTGACCATTTTATCAGAACAGCGACAGGCTCTTGAAGCCAGCTACGGCTTGAGATTTGCGATCGTGGGGGTGAATGATTTGCGAATGGGCAGCGTGGCTGATTCATCCGGAATTCCTTTCGAAAATTTACTGGCTGCGGCAACCAAAGGGGATCTTAGAACAATTCCAGCCCAGAAAAAGGACTTAACCGTGGAGGAGATGCTCGCTGGGCTGGAGTTTGATGTGCTGGTGGAAGCCAGTTATACTGATCTGCGCACAGGGGAACCTGCCACCAGTTATATCCGCCAGGCGCTGCGCAGCGGGAGGCATGTGGTAACTACCAATAAAGGTCCTATCGCTTTGCATTATCCGGAATTGCAGGCAATCGCCGAACAAAACAACGTCCAGATTGGCTTTGAGGGAACGGTGATGAGTGGCACGCCAGCTATCTTCCTGGGGATGAAATGGCTGAAAGCCGCCGGCATTTACCGCATTCAAGGCATTTTGAACGGCACAACCAACTTTATCTTGACGAAAATGGAAGAGGGTAAGGACTATGCTACCGCCCTGGCGGAAGCTCAAAGGTTAGGCTATGCAGAAGCTGACCCAAGCGGAGATGTCGAGGGCTATGATGCGGCTGGAAAAGTTGTGATACTCTCCAATGTCTTGATGGAAAAACCGATCACCATGCAGGATGTGGAACGGCAGGGGATTACACAGCTAACTCCTGGCGATATTGAGCAAGCTCGCCGGGAAGGAAAGCGCTGGAAGTTAATCGGCAGTCTTGAATTAACAGAAGGTACAATTAAAGCAAGTGTGAAACCGTTGGCTTTACCTCTTTCCAATCCGCTGGCGCAGGTGATGGGCGCCACCAATGCGATAACCTACGCCACTCGCTATCTGGGGGATGTCACCCTGGTTGGAGCAGGGGCTGGGCGGCTTGAAACGGGGTATGCCTTGCTGGCTGACATTTTATCTATCTACCGAAAGGGATCAATCTAG
- a CDS encoding heterodisulfide reductase, subunit A (duplicated domains): MVIGGGIGGMRAALDLAEAGLKVYLVEQTPCLGGRVAQLGFMFPQHDCVLCRGTADHGYGCTRPSISPAYIQHNQHPNIEILTLTRVVDVAGQAGDFTVSLRQEPRYVDINRCINCGYCAQVCPVELPDSYQRGLTLRKAAYKVAARATPDAYVIDYGPYCETCGKCAEVCPTEAINLQDQPRLLTVEVGAIILAIGFQVFNPSELEELGFGRYVNVLEAMQYERLASRSGPTEGIIQRPSDHKKPRSILWLQCVGSRDQEHTYCSSICCMFATKEAILAKQRLGPQVECTVFNMDERAFNKEYSRYFARARQEHGIRYVHCRLSGIYEDPQTKDLIVQYATPNGTKIEERFELVVLATGLQPPAAARDLFSILKIEPNEFGFCQTDKFVPLQTSRPGVFVCGAFSSPKEIVETILDASGAAAEVMRLLNDRLNAYRFSHEAPFLTHESFPPERDVSGEPPRIGVFNCTCAGTLCETLDLKAITQQAAEWQAVQFAQLLDLACFPHGLQQIQSAIQEHALNRVVIGACSNRTHDSLFQKTVRAAGLNPYLLEVVNLQEQCSRVHRWQSEQANRKAREMLRMAVGRVSLARAVHKEKHACHPAALVIGGGVAGMTAALAIADSGYDVHLVERSEMLGGNLLNLYYVAEGYNPQRLLRDLVNRVRAHTRIQVYTRTEVARHRGHVGDFRSELRTLLPDGKVIATEVRHGVTIVATGGQEAHQHPWLKLPGVITQRELEEMIIHEPQKVAEWKKVVMIQCVGKDGTADYCSRVCCTNTMKNAIRLRLFNPACQVMVLHRNIVTYGFREKYYTEARQRGVLFVRWSDELPPQVFWDEVSGKPVVRVRDLALDRWLEVHADVVPLSVSVVPSEGSEALARKLRVPLSSEGFFEEAQLKLRPMDFMREGIFLAGMAAYPKFIEESISHALAAAGRALTLLTQKSLFLGGVVAYVDPQKCVGCLTCTRTCPFGIPQVIQPTEWIEMSGEQSADGFYADLPSRHQQLRTGVGGLGGAAFIDPAQCQGCGTCTGECPANAIQLVHYTDEQMMLRQIRGLGEWLTDPIH, encoded by the coding sequence ATGGTGATTGGAGGTGGAATTGGGGGAATGCGCGCCGCCCTCGATTTGGCTGAGGCGGGATTGAAAGTATACCTTGTCGAGCAGACCCCCTGCCTGGGCGGGCGAGTGGCTCAATTAGGTTTTATGTTCCCTCAACATGACTGTGTTTTATGCCGCGGCACCGCCGATCATGGCTATGGCTGTACGCGTCCTTCCATTTCCCCCGCTTATATCCAGCATAATCAGCACCCGAATATCGAAATCTTGACCTTAACCCGTGTTGTGGATGTTGCCGGGCAGGCAGGAGATTTTACGGTCTCGCTTCGTCAGGAACCGCGTTATGTGGACATCAATCGATGTATCAATTGTGGCTATTGTGCCCAGGTTTGTCCCGTTGAATTACCGGATTCCTATCAGAGGGGGCTGACTTTACGCAAGGCAGCCTATAAAGTGGCTGCCCGGGCGACACCAGATGCGTATGTGATTGATTACGGACCTTATTGTGAAACGTGTGGAAAATGTGCAGAGGTTTGTCCTACAGAAGCCATTAACCTTCAGGATCAACCTCGCCTGTTGACCGTAGAAGTTGGGGCGATCATCCTGGCAATTGGTTTTCAAGTCTTCAATCCTTCCGAACTTGAGGAATTGGGATTTGGGCGGTATGTAAATGTCCTGGAAGCCATGCAGTATGAGCGGTTGGCGAGTCGTTCTGGCCCTACCGAAGGGATCATCCAAAGGCCATCGGACCATAAAAAACCTCGCTCCATTTTATGGTTGCAATGCGTCGGTTCTCGCGATCAAGAGCACACTTACTGCTCGTCCATCTGTTGTATGTTTGCCACGAAAGAAGCTATTCTGGCAAAACAGCGTTTAGGCCCGCAGGTGGAATGCACGGTCTTTAACATGGATGAACGGGCTTTCAATAAAGAGTACAGCCGCTATTTTGCGCGGGCGCGCCAGGAACACGGGATACGCTATGTCCATTGTCGGTTGTCGGGCATCTATGAAGACCCTCAGACAAAAGACTTAATTGTGCAGTATGCAACACCCAATGGAACAAAAATCGAAGAACGGTTTGAATTGGTCGTCTTGGCCACCGGATTGCAACCACCTGCGGCGGCAAGAGATTTATTCTCAATCCTGAAGATCGAGCCAAATGAGTTTGGTTTTTGTCAGACCGATAAATTCGTGCCGTTGCAGACCTCGCGTCCCGGCGTATTTGTTTGTGGGGCTTTTTCATCCCCGAAGGAGATTGTCGAGACGATACTGGATGCCAGCGGGGCGGCAGCTGAAGTGATGCGCTTGCTCAACGATCGTTTGAATGCCTATCGCTTCTCCCATGAAGCACCATTTCTTACCCACGAAAGCTTTCCACCCGAACGAGATGTTAGTGGTGAACCCCCTCGAATTGGCGTCTTTAATTGCACCTGTGCCGGCACGTTGTGTGAGACACTTGATCTTAAAGCGATCACTCAGCAGGCTGCGGAATGGCAGGCAGTGCAATTTGCCCAATTGCTGGATCTGGCTTGTTTCCCGCATGGCTTGCAGCAAATTCAATCTGCAATTCAAGAACATGCGCTGAATCGCGTCGTCATTGGGGCGTGTAGCAATCGCACCCACGATTCTCTCTTTCAAAAGACGGTGCGGGCAGCGGGGTTGAACCCTTATCTTCTGGAAGTGGTCAATCTCCAGGAGCAGTGCAGTCGGGTTCATCGCTGGCAGAGCGAACAGGCAAACCGTAAAGCCCGCGAAATGTTACGCATGGCTGTTGGACGGGTGAGTCTGGCAAGGGCGGTACATAAAGAAAAGCATGCCTGTCATCCGGCGGCTTTGGTCATTGGGGGCGGAGTAGCAGGTATGACGGCGGCGCTGGCAATTGCGGACAGTGGTTATGACGTTCATTTAGTGGAACGGTCGGAGATGCTGGGGGGAAATCTTCTGAATCTTTATTATGTAGCCGAAGGGTATAACCCTCAACGGCTCTTGAGAGATCTGGTCAACCGGGTGCGCGCCCATACCCGTATTCAGGTATATACGCGTACGGAGGTGGCCCGTCATCGCGGGCACGTGGGAGATTTCCGTTCAGAGTTACGAACGCTTTTACCGGATGGCAAAGTCATCGCTACAGAAGTGCGACACGGAGTAACCATCGTGGCAACCGGGGGTCAGGAGGCACATCAACACCCCTGGTTGAAGTTGCCTGGTGTGATCACCCAGCGAGAATTGGAAGAGATGATCATTCATGAGCCGCAAAAGGTGGCGGAATGGAAAAAGGTGGTCATGATCCAGTGTGTTGGCAAGGATGGTACGGCGGATTATTGCTCCAGAGTCTGCTGTACCAATACGATGAAAAACGCCATTCGTTTGCGCCTGTTTAACCCTGCCTGTCAGGTGATGGTTTTGCATCGCAACATTGTCACCTATGGCTTTCGAGAAAAATATTATACCGAAGCACGCCAACGGGGAGTACTCTTTGTGCGCTGGTCGGATGAACTCCCGCCGCAGGTATTTTGGGACGAGGTTTCGGGGAAGCCGGTGGTGCGTGTGCGCGACTTAGCCCTGGATCGCTGGCTGGAGGTGCACGCGGATGTTGTACCGCTCAGTGTTTCTGTTGTGCCATCTGAGGGCAGTGAAGCTTTAGCGCGAAAGTTACGGGTGCCCTTATCAAGTGAAGGCTTTTTTGAGGAAGCCCAGCTCAAATTGCGCCCGATGGACTTTATGCGCGAAGGAATTTTCCTGGCTGGCATGGCAGCCTATCCAAAATTCATTGAAGAGAGCATCAGTCACGCTTTGGCGGCTGCCGGTCGGGCTTTGACATTGCTAACCCAAAAATCGCTCTTCCTCGGCGGTGTGGTGGCGTATGTCGACCCCCAAAAATGTGTCGGTTGTCTGACCTGCACCCGCACCTGTCCTTTTGGGATACCTCAGGTGATTCAACCGACCGAATGGATCGAGATGAGTGGTGAGCAGAGTGCAGATGGTTTTTATGCTGATTTGCCTTCCCGCCATCAGCAATTGCGCACCGGGGTAGGCGGCCTGGGCGGGGCAGCTTTTATCGATCCGGCTCAATGTCAGGGTTGTGGCACGTGTACAGGCGAATGCCCGGCAAACGCCATTCAGCTGGTTCACTACACAGATGAGCAAATGATGCTTCGCCAGATTCGAGGGTTAGGAGAATGGTTGACCGATCCTATCCACTAA
- a CDS encoding 3-methyl-2-oxobutanoate hydroxymethyltransferase, giving the protein MTERKKITLPYLFQKAQEGEPISWLTCYDYPTAYLQEQAGVEMILVGDSLGMTMLGYDTTLPVTMDDMIRHAAAVRRGAPTAFVVGDMPYMSYQPSDEIAVKNAGRFMAEAGCDAIKLEGGQAMAPRIRAIVDAGIPAIGHLGLTPQSVSALGGFRLQGKSAALAKKIVDDAKALEEAGAFAILLEMVPDRLCKLITERAKNTLIFSLGSGPHAHGQLLIYHDMFGLYPKFKPKMAKVFGNAGEVILNGLKQYVAEVKSATFPAPENWFGMPDQEYEELLKMLGG; this is encoded by the coding sequence ATGACCGAACGCAAAAAAATTACCTTGCCTTATCTTTTTCAAAAAGCCCAGGAGGGAGAACCCATCAGTTGGTTGACCTGTTACGATTATCCAACCGCCTATCTGCAAGAGCAAGCTGGAGTGGAAATGATCCTGGTGGGGGATAGTTTAGGGATGACCATGTTGGGTTACGATACCACTCTGCCCGTGACAATGGACGATATGATCCGTCATGCGGCAGCCGTGCGCCGCGGTGCTCCGACGGCTTTTGTAGTCGGGGATATGCCCTATATGTCCTATCAGCCCAGCGATGAGATTGCGGTCAAAAACGCCGGGCGCTTTATGGCAGAAGCAGGTTGTGATGCGATTAAGCTGGAGGGAGGGCAAGCCATGGCGCCGCGCATCCGCGCCATTGTAGATGCCGGCATCCCTGCCATCGGACATCTGGGCTTGACACCTCAGTCTGTCTCCGCCTTAGGTGGCTTTCGCTTACAGGGCAAATCGGCTGCCCTGGCAAAGAAGATTGTCGATGACGCCAAGGCTCTGGAAGAAGCTGGGGCATTTGCGATCTTATTGGAGATGGTTCCAGATCGCCTGTGCAAACTGATCACCGAGCGGGCGAAAAACACTTTGATCTTTTCTTTAGGCTCCGGTCCTCATGCACACGGACAACTGCTGATCTACCATGACATGTTCGGTTTATATCCCAAGTTCAAACCCAAAATGGCAAAAGTGTTCGGGAATGCGGGGGAGGTGATCTTGAATGGCTTGAAGCAGTACGTTGCGGAGGTCAAATCGGCAACCTTCCCAGCCCCTGAGAACTGGTTTGGAATGCCCGATCAGGAGTACGAAGAATTACTCAAGATGTTGGGGGGGTAA
- a CDS encoding Ferritin encodes MIPKAMQDAMNEQIKNELYSAYLYLSMAAHFESKTLGGFANWLRIQAKEELGHAMKFYDFILERGGEVTLKAIDQPPASWKSNLEAFEQVLAHEQKVTKNIHDLYELALKEKDYPSQVMLQWFIEEQVEEEKNATEIIEKLKMIEAHGTAILMLDHELAKREPEEE; translated from the coding sequence ATGATACCCAAAGCGATGCAAGACGCAATGAATGAACAAATCAAAAACGAGCTGTATTCGGCTTATCTTTACCTTTCCATGGCAGCCCACTTTGAGAGCAAAACCCTGGGCGGTTTTGCCAACTGGTTGCGCATCCAGGCAAAAGAGGAACTCGGTCATGCCATGAAGTTCTACGACTTCATCCTGGAACGGGGTGGCGAAGTGACCCTCAAAGCCATTGATCAGCCACCTGCGAGCTGGAAGTCCAATCTGGAAGCTTTTGAACAGGTGCTGGCTCATGAACAAAAGGTTACCAAAAACATCCATGACCTCTATGAGCTCGCCCTCAAGGAGAAAGATTATCCCAGCCAGGTGATGTTGCAGTGGTTCATTGAAGAGCAGGTGGAGGAAGAAAAGAACGCCACCGAAATCATCGAAAAGCTCAAGATGATCGAGGCACATGGCACAGCCATCCTCATGCTCGACCACGAACTAGCAAAACGCGAACCCGAGGAAGAGTAA